In a genomic window of Pedobacter sp. KBS0701:
- a CDS encoding amidohydrolase family protein yields MLKYFSADWIFPVSSPPMKNGVVAVNPEGEIEEVLTKKEAENLNLDIIKYKGAIVPGLINTHCHLELSHILDQIPEQTGLVEFVQHIIKSRQGDIAEIKAAMYAADQEMFENGIVAVGDISNQISSKEVKEKSKIHYHTFVEAMGFNPERAGAIMDNVKGIKEDFKPLPVSIVPHAPYSVSPALFELIREEAEKDNSLISVHNQETDNENAFFENKTGGFLDLYQFLGLDITFFEPTHKTSLQSWLPYIKEQKTLLVHNTVSNKADITFAKANNPNLYWCLCPQANLYIENTLPDVNLLIDEKVKITLGTDSLASNHQLNILSEMFTLQKYKQVPFEKLLSWATINGAEFLELDQQIGTIEVGKKPGLNLIRLSANFTIESDKVQRLI; encoded by the coding sequence ATGTTAAAATACTTTTCAGCAGATTGGATCTTTCCTGTTTCCTCCCCACCAATGAAAAACGGAGTAGTAGCTGTAAATCCAGAGGGCGAAATTGAAGAAGTGTTAACCAAAAAAGAAGCCGAAAACCTTAATTTGGATATCATAAAATATAAAGGGGCAATCGTTCCAGGCTTAATTAATACCCATTGCCATTTAGAATTATCGCATATATTAGATCAAATCCCTGAGCAAACGGGTTTGGTAGAATTTGTACAGCATATTATTAAAAGCAGACAGGGCGATATAGCAGAGATTAAAGCGGCTATGTATGCAGCCGACCAGGAAATGTTCGAAAATGGGATTGTAGCCGTTGGCGATATTTCCAATCAAATTTCCTCTAAAGAAGTGAAAGAGAAGAGTAAAATCCATTACCATACCTTTGTAGAGGCCATGGGTTTTAATCCCGAAAGGGCCGGAGCCATAATGGATAATGTGAAGGGAATTAAGGAGGATTTTAAACCACTGCCTGTATCTATTGTTCCGCATGCACCTTATTCAGTATCTCCGGCATTATTCGAATTAATAAGGGAAGAGGCAGAAAAAGATAATAGCCTTATTAGTGTTCACAATCAGGAAACGGACAATGAAAATGCTTTTTTTGAAAATAAAACAGGTGGATTTTTAGATCTCTATCAATTTTTAGGACTGGACATCACTTTCTTCGAGCCAACCCATAAAACATCATTACAAAGCTGGCTACCTTATATTAAGGAACAGAAAACTTTATTGGTACACAATACCGTTTCAAACAAAGCTGACATTACTTTTGCGAAAGCGAATAACCCGAATTTATACTGGTGCCTTTGTCCGCAGGCTAATCTTTATATTGAAAACACTTTGCCAGATGTTAATCTCCTGATAGATGAAAAAGTGAAAATTACTTTAGGTACGGATAGTTTGGCCAGTAACCATCAACTTAATATTCTGTCGGAAATGTTCACTTTACAGAAATACAAACAGGTTCCTTTTGAAAAACTGTTGAGCTGGGCAACAATAAACGGAGCAGAATTTTTGGAGCTTGATCAACAAATTGGTACAATAGAAGTTGGTAAA
- a CDS encoding sigma-54 dependent transcriptional regulator, with translation MARILILEDDTTFAQLLDGFLTKKGHEITLVTQVKQSFKQVETYTFDLLLIDYRLPDGTGFEVLTHLRDLGLSIPVIIMTSFNDVRTAVKSIQLGAFDYITKPVNPDELLMVIKNSLAKKDLKSIEPKETNSDFIKGKSAIADKLYEHINLVAPTDMSVIIQGESGTGKEFAARTLHQQSKRADKPFVAIDCGALSKDLAASELFGHVKGAFTGALNDKKGQFEAADGGTLFLDEVGNLSYEVQIKLLRALQERVIQPLGSTKQIPVNVRIITATNDDLANSMQQGEFREDLYHRLNEFKIQLPPLRERGGDLELFINHFIQLSNRDLDRNVKSVSAEAKALLLSYDWPGNLRELSNVIKRMVLLSPGDIAQISALPDEMMISIHQQSAPGNSSDLKAVNEQNEKALITETLIKVRHNKSKAAKILNIDRKTLYAKMERYGIE, from the coding sequence ATGGCGAGAATCCTGATTTTAGAAGACGATACCACATTTGCTCAATTACTTGATGGCTTTTTAACAAAAAAAGGTCACGAAATTACCCTCGTAACCCAGGTAAAGCAATCATTTAAACAGGTTGAAACCTATACATTCGATTTACTTTTAATCGATTACCGCCTGCCAGACGGAACCGGATTTGAAGTGCTTACTCATCTTCGTGATCTGGGTCTTTCCATTCCGGTAATCATCATGACCAGCTTTAATGATGTTCGCACAGCAGTAAAATCTATTCAATTGGGTGCGTTTGATTACATTACAAAGCCAGTTAATCCAGACGAATTATTAATGGTGATCAAAAATTCTTTAGCTAAAAAGGATTTAAAAAGTATTGAACCAAAAGAAACAAACAGCGACTTTATAAAAGGGAAAAGTGCAATTGCAGATAAACTATATGAACATATTAATTTGGTAGCCCCTACAGACATGTCGGTAATTATACAGGGCGAAAGCGGCACAGGAAAAGAATTTGCCGCCAGAACCCTGCATCAACAGAGTAAACGTGCTGATAAACCTTTTGTGGCAATAGATTGTGGTGCTTTATCAAAAGATTTAGCCGCCAGCGAATTATTCGGACATGTTAAAGGTGCTTTTACGGGTGCTTTAAATGATAAAAAAGGTCAGTTTGAAGCGGCCGACGGAGGAACCTTGTTTCTGGATGAAGTGGGTAACCTGAGCTATGAAGTGCAGATTAAATTGCTTAGGGCCTTACAGGAAAGGGTAATCCAGCCTTTGGGTAGCACCAAACAGATTCCGGTTAATGTCCGTATCATCACGGCTACCAATGATGACCTGGCCAATAGCATGCAACAGGGAGAATTTAGAGAAGATTTATACCACCGTTTAAATGAATTCAAAATCCAGCTTCCGCCATTGAGAGAAAGAGGTGGAGATTTGGAACTGTTTATTAATCATTTTATACAGTTATCAAACCGCGATTTAGACCGGAATGTTAAAAGTGTATCTGCTGAAGCGAAAGCATTATTGTTAAGTTACGATTGGCCGGGAAATCTGCGCGAGCTTAGCAATGTGATCAAACGTATGGTTTTATTGAGCCCTGGCGATATTGCCCAGATTAGTGCACTACCTGATGAAATGATGATTTCTATCCATCAGCAATCAGCTCCTGGCAATTCATCTGATCTGAAAGCAGTTAACGAACAGAATGAAAAAGCGTTAATTACGGAAACGTTAATCAAAGTAAGACATAACAAATCAAAAGCTGCTAAAATTTTAAACATCGATCGTAAAACACTATATGCCAAAATGGAACGCTACGGGATAGAGTAG
- a CDS encoding hybrid sensor histidine kinase/response regulator, with the protein MAAVIQKRFFRAIKSKVIIGFLFACFALLLAWGISKFAFTRMLNTVEEISAPNDRLRIVNDLSHKIARLDQLQRDEAFNKQGNYSFLKESRKLRSSLDTLRKLYRGDSAQLSRIKSIKNLLSDRDKQFVNYLKVRETLVNTKSFSDEVKKLNELVAIRSRQTDSAVLTTETTTSTTTVAPEEEQKSRGFLSKLFGKKKSDVYKIINEEFKVKRDTLNAKAEDSIMKSMTGSLRNIELEQRQKSQKFLKREADLSSASNALTAKMLQILREVEGEAVAQVDLNGIQAKEVVNDGITQITTIIIIFFLLTVILLYLILADITKSNRYRKALELAKDEAEYHGKAKQRFLSNMSHEIRTPLQSILGYAELITQQDVPNKKDVDAIYQSSIHLLQIVNEVLDYNRIISGEFSFNNQVFNIKKAFDEVVSVMRPLAEQKSLQLNTALDLAGLEFVKGDAFRLKQILFNLLGNAVKFTLKGEIKLSVSYKKQGEDLHFHFTIKDTGIGFEEKDIPKIFNEFEQIESPEKYIINPAGTGLGLPIVKSLIETQGGRIYVKSKPGIGTTFNIYMRYENTTERVNDALDLAHYAIVNPGTVWVIDDDKLILDLCGMIFQKNKIPYRSFTQVADILNAEPDQDLKYVLVDMRMPEMTGFELCHLLKKKLPQNIKFYAITAQVLPEEREMVLSEGFDGLIMKPFRAVDILSIFDKTEVLTAQPEFDFSSIEKMTFGDQEMLEKILNRFKQDSIDDAAELKKHLDENEQDKSRLLVHRLAGRTAQMGSKTLANAFRTLEIEIAEKGLTGNIKTEVLLQIGKLDSLIAFMENIDYANAG; encoded by the coding sequence ATGGCGGCTGTTATTCAAAAACGTTTCTTCCGGGCAATAAAAAGTAAAGTAATTATAGGTTTTCTGTTCGCCTGTTTTGCGCTGCTATTGGCATGGGGTATCAGCAAGTTCGCTTTTACCAGGATGCTGAATACCGTGGAAGAAATTTCAGCGCCGAACGACCGTTTAAGGATTGTTAATGATCTTTCGCACAAGATAGCCAGGTTGGATCAGTTGCAACGTGATGAAGCTTTTAATAAACAGGGCAATTATAGTTTCCTTAAGGAATCGCGTAAGTTAAGATCAAGTTTAGATACGCTTCGCAAATTATATCGTGGAGACTCTGCGCAATTGTCTAGGATAAAATCGATCAAAAATTTACTTTCAGATCGCGATAAACAGTTTGTAAACTACCTTAAAGTAAGGGAAACACTGGTCAATACCAAATCTTTTTCTGACGAAGTTAAGAAATTGAATGAGCTGGTGGCTATACGCAGCAGGCAAACGGATAGTGCAGTATTAACTACCGAAACGACCACATCAACCACCACGGTTGCGCCAGAGGAAGAACAAAAATCAAGAGGTTTCCTGAGCAAACTTTTTGGGAAGAAGAAATCAGATGTTTATAAAATCATTAACGAAGAATTTAAGGTTAAGCGTGATACCTTAAATGCAAAGGCTGAAGACAGCATCATGAAAAGCATGACGGGTTCGTTAAGGAATATCGAGCTGGAACAGCGTCAGAAAAGCCAGAAATTTTTAAAAAGGGAGGCTGATTTATCAAGTGCCAGTAATGCCTTAACTGCGAAAATGCTGCAGATTCTTCGTGAGGTAGAGGGTGAGGCGGTAGCGCAGGTTGACTTAAATGGTATTCAGGCCAAGGAAGTGGTTAACGACGGAATTACACAGATCACAACCATTATCATTATCTTTTTTCTGTTAACGGTTATTCTGCTGTATTTAATTTTAGCAGATATTACAAAAAGCAACAGGTATAGAAAGGCTTTGGAGCTGGCTAAAGATGAAGCAGAATACCATGGTAAAGCGAAGCAGCGGTTCCTGTCAAACATGAGCCATGAGATCAGAACCCCGCTGCAGTCTATTTTAGGCTACGCTGAGCTGATTACCCAGCAGGATGTGCCCAACAAAAAAGATGTGGATGCGATTTATCAGTCTTCCATTCATTTACTTCAGATTGTTAATGAGGTATTAGATTATAACCGGATTATTTCAGGTGAGTTTAGCTTTAATAATCAGGTATTTAATATCAAAAAAGCCTTTGATGAAGTAGTTTCGGTAATGCGGCCATTGGCAGAACAGAAATCACTTCAGTTAAATACAGCACTTGATCTTGCCGGTTTGGAATTTGTAAAGGGCGATGCTTTTAGACTAAAGCAGATTTTATTTAATTTATTGGGTAACGCCGTAAAATTTACCTTAAAAGGTGAAATTAAACTTTCTGTATCTTACAAAAAGCAAGGTGAGGATCTTCACTTTCATTTTACCATAAAGGATACCGGAATAGGATTTGAAGAAAAAGATATCCCTAAAATATTTAATGAATTTGAGCAGATAGAATCTCCTGAGAAATATATTATTAACCCTGCCGGTACAGGTTTGGGCCTACCTATTGTTAAATCTTTGATTGAAACTCAGGGAGGAAGAATTTATGTGAAAAGTAAGCCGGGCATTGGTACCACATTTAATATCTACATGAGGTATGAAAATACCACTGAGCGCGTAAATGATGCTTTAGACTTAGCGCATTATGCTATTGTAAACCCTGGAACGGTTTGGGTAATTGATGATGATAAACTTATTCTCGATTTATGCGGAATGATTTTTCAAAAAAACAAAATCCCTTACAGAAGTTTTACCCAGGTAGCAGATATTTTAAATGCTGAACCCGACCAGGATTTAAAGTATGTTTTAGTTGATATGCGCATGCCCGAAATGACAGGTTTCGAACTGTGCCATTTATTAAAAAAGAAACTGCCGCAAAATATTAAATTCTATGCCATTACTGCACAGGTTTTACCTGAAGAGCGTGAGATGGTTTTGAGTGAGGGTTTTGACGGCCTGATTATGAAACCGTTTAGGGCGGTCGATATCCTATCTATATTTGATAAAACAGAAGTATTAACAGCGCAGCCCGAATTTGATTTTTCTTCGATAGAAAAAATGACTTTTGGCGATCAGGAGATGCTTGAAAAAATCCTAAACCGTTTTAAGCAGGATTCGATCGATGATGCTGCTGAACTCAAAAAACACCTGGACGAAAACGAGCAGGATAAGAGTAGGTTATTGGTTCATCGCCTTGCAGGACGCACTGCACAAATGGGGTCGAAGACATTGGCCAATGCCTTTAGAACCTTAGAAATAGAAATAGCTGAAAAAGGCTTAACGGGGAACATTAAAACTGAAGTTCTGTTACAGATCGGAAAGCTGGATAGTTTGATTGCCTTTATGGAAAATATAGACTACGCTAATGCGGGCTAA
- a CDS encoding YafY family protein, whose translation MNRIDRLFGILTLLQSKKYITAEKIAERFNMSIRTVYRDIKALCEQGIPVSFEQHKGYYLVQGYFLPPVSFNMDEANALLLVESLVNGFADNSIRTHYSSALTKVKAVLKTSQKEKLETLNQHIKLQIPERLSFNFEYLSLIQHAIAEKYLIALDYKNNKEEVSKREVEPIGLIFYAFSWHLIAWCHYRNQYRDFNLTRIICLKNLGIPFKKTQHIPLSDYMHLLPVNY comes from the coding sequence ATGAACCGTATCGACCGACTTTTTGGAATCCTGACTTTACTCCAATCCAAAAAATATATTACTGCAGAAAAAATTGCAGAAAGATTTAACATGAGCATACGTACGGTTTACCGCGATATTAAAGCGCTTTGCGAGCAGGGAATACCCGTAAGTTTTGAGCAACATAAAGGTTATTATCTCGTGCAAGGCTATTTTTTGCCACCGGTTTCCTTTAATATGGATGAAGCCAATGCTTTATTATTGGTAGAAAGTTTGGTAAATGGTTTTGCGGATAACTCCATCCGTACGCATTACTCTTCTGCACTAACCAAGGTAAAAGCAGTATTAAAAACAAGTCAAAAAGAAAAACTCGAAACTTTAAACCAGCATATCAAACTGCAGATTCCTGAAAGATTGAGTTTCAACTTTGAATACCTGTCCCTTATTCAGCACGCCATCGCCGAAAAATACCTTATTGCACTTGATTATAAAAATAATAAGGAGGAGGTAAGCAAAAGAGAGGTAGAACCGATCGGATTAATTTTTTACGCATTTAGCTGGCACCTCATTGCCTGGTGCCATTACCGAAACCAATACCGCGATTTTAACCTCACGCGGATTATCTGCCTCAAAAATTTGGGTATTCCTTTCAAAAAAACGCAACATATTCCATTAAGCGATTATATGCATCTACTGCCGGTAAATTATTAA
- a CDS encoding type II toxin-antitoxin system RelE/ParE family toxin yields MSFKVKTVPNFEREVKRIFKKHRGIKSDLLKLINDLEVNPELGAHLSQNIYKIRLSISGTNKGKSGGARVIIYVVVLDKIVYLAEIYLKSDHSTVNIEDVIQRLKDAGIFDS; encoded by the coding sequence ATGAGCTTTAAGGTTAAAACGGTTCCTAATTTTGAAAGGGAAGTTAAACGAATCTTTAAGAAACATCGCGGCATAAAATCTGATTTATTAAAACTCATTAATGATTTAGAAGTAAATCCTGAATTGGGAGCTCATCTAAGCCAGAACATTTATAAAATCCGATTATCCATTTCTGGTACGAATAAGGGTAAATCTGGCGGTGCAAGGGTTATAATTTATGTCGTTGTCCTTGATAAAATAGTTTATCTTGCCGAAATATACCTCAAAAGCGACCATTCAACCGTAAATATTGAAGATGTGATACAACGTTTGAAAGATGCAGGAATTTTTGATTCTTAA
- a CDS encoding DinB family protein, translating into MDIIKLLLKELADEFNTTKKFLAIVPADKFDWAPHEKSMKMKSLAVHIADLPRWVSLALNTDGLDFETEPYTEPHVENAGDLVKILEKNYAAGKADLEKATEDNLNGRWVLSMGKQVLADYSKYETIRHSLNQTSHHRAQLGVYLRLLNIPIPGSYGPSADDHSF; encoded by the coding sequence ATGGACATTATTAAATTATTATTGAAAGAGTTGGCAGACGAATTCAATACCACGAAAAAATTCCTGGCCATTGTACCGGCAGATAAATTTGACTGGGCACCGCACGAAAAAAGTATGAAAATGAAATCGCTTGCGGTTCATATTGCCGACCTTCCACGCTGGGTTTCATTGGCTCTAAATACCGATGGACTGGATTTTGAAACCGAACCTTACACAGAACCTCATGTAGAAAATGCTGGTGACCTGGTTAAAATTTTGGAGAAAAATTATGCAGCCGGAAAGGCCGATTTAGAAAAAGCTACCGAAGATAATTTAAACGGGCGTTGGGTACTCAGTATGGGTAAACAGGTTTTGGCCGATTATTCTAAATACGAAACCATCCGCCACTCTTTAAACCAAACTTCTCATCACCGGGCACAATTGGGTGTTTATTTAAGGTTATTGAATATTCCAATTCCGGGAAGTTATGGCCCAAGTGCTGATGATCATAGTTTTTAG
- a CDS encoding NADPH-dependent FMN reductase, which yields MKKIFAISGSTKTSSTNGLYISAISQLLGKDFEVSIFPTIADVPHFNPDLDLADPPKVVYDLRKTIQEADGIIISTPEYAMGLPGSLKNLLDWTVSAASFSDKSVLVLVASTQGEKAYQSIIDILTVLEAKISSQLIPFAKAKINHNAEITDHETLTKLKSTVHAFVATVENG from the coding sequence ATGAAAAAAATATTTGCGATTTCAGGCAGCACCAAAACTTCATCAACCAACGGACTTTATATTTCGGCTATTAGCCAGCTTCTAGGGAAAGATTTTGAGGTCTCCATCTTCCCAACTATTGCAGATGTTCCACATTTCAACCCTGATCTGGATTTAGCAGATCCACCAAAGGTTGTTTATGATCTTCGTAAAACCATCCAGGAAGCAGATGGCATCATCATTTCTACACCTGAATATGCTATGGGGCTACCCGGTTCATTAAAAAACCTGCTCGATTGGACGGTAAGTGCCGCATCGTTTTCTGATAAATCCGTTTTAGTGCTTGTTGCTTCTACACAGGGTGAAAAAGCCTATCAATCCATAATAGATATTTTAACCGTACTTGAGGCTAAAATATCTTCACAGCTCATTCCCTTTGCAAAAGCTAAAATTAATCATAATGCAGAAATTACAGATCACGAAACTTTAACAAAGCTTAAAAGTACTGTTCATGCATTTGTTGCTACTGTTGAGAATGGATAA
- the rluF gene encoding 23S rRNA pseudouridine(2604) synthase RluF yields MNNNSATRLNKFISESGLCSRREADRYIEKGTVFINGKRAKVGDQVFAGDKVMVNGHNIEPKEESNFILLAFNKPVGITSTTEGSVRDNIVDYINHSERIFPIGRLDKDSSGLIFLTNNGDIVNKILRAGNKHEKEYVVTVNKPITEDFIFEMSNGVPILGVNTRKCKVRQISTFVFNIILIQGLNRQIRRMCEHFGYEVTKLERTRIMNISLKGIPTGEFRELTEEEMKAITKSVENSSSEAKPKTKSTTRKKTNTWEEIPELREEQTKKTFKPKPSGPKSIGKKSAGHSGAKPTGKSNAGNRNSRPAKGKAISKSNSRGRGR; encoded by the coding sequence ATGAATAATAATTCTGCCACCCGTTTAAATAAATTCATCAGCGAAAGCGGATTATGTTCACGCCGTGAAGCTGACCGCTATATTGAAAAGGGCACTGTTTTTATCAATGGAAAAAGGGCTAAGGTTGGCGATCAGGTTTTTGCAGGCGATAAAGTGATGGTAAACGGCCATAACATCGAACCTAAAGAAGAAAGTAATTTCATCCTGCTGGCTTTTAACAAGCCTGTTGGCATTACCAGTACTACTGAAGGCAGCGTACGCGATAATATTGTCGATTACATTAACCACAGTGAAAGAATATTTCCCATTGGCCGGTTGGACAAAGATTCGTCAGGTCTGATCTTCCTCACCAATAATGGCGATATCGTTAACAAAATTTTAAGGGCAGGGAATAAACACGAAAAGGAATATGTAGTTACGGTTAATAAGCCCATCACTGAAGATTTTATTTTCGAGATGAGTAATGGAGTTCCAATCTTAGGTGTGAATACACGTAAATGCAAGGTAAGGCAGATCAGCACTTTTGTTTTCAATATTATCTTAATTCAAGGATTAAACAGGCAAATAAGAAGAATGTGCGAGCATTTTGGTTACGAAGTGACAAAACTCGAGCGTACACGCATCATGAATATCAGCCTTAAAGGTATCCCCACGGGAGAATTTAGGGAACTTACCGAAGAAGAGATGAAAGCCATTACCAAAAGTGTCGAAAACTCATCTTCTGAAGCTAAACCCAAAACAAAAAGCACTACCAGGAAAAAAACAAATACCTGGGAGGAAATCCCTGAACTTAGAGAAGAGCAAACAAAAAAAACGTTTAAACCAAAGCCGTCTGGCCCAAAATCAATAGGAAAAAAGAGCGCAGGTCATTCCGGAGCAAAACCAACAGGAAAAAGCAATGCGGGGAACAGAAATTCCAGACCTGCTAAAGGTAAGGCAATCAGCAAGTCAAACTCAAGAGGCAGAGGAAGATAA
- the rlmN gene encoding 23S rRNA (adenine(2503)-C(2))-methyltransferase RlmN, with product MVTAKKTDIRALDLPQLQQHLVAMQQPAFRAKQIYQWLWEKSATSFEQMSNLSKDLRKVLDETFAINAVQVNNSQFSNDHTIKNTFRLADGNIVEGVLIPLEDRMTACVSSQVGCSLTCKFCATGYMDRKRNLNADEIYDQVVLIDKQAKQNYNNPLTNIVYMGMGEPLLNYANVLKSIERITAPDGLNMSYKRITVSTAGIAKMIKKLGDDGAKFNLALSLHAADDKKRNEIMPINEANSLKALADALKYYFAKTKNPVTYEYIVFNHFNDEISDAMDLAKFCKHIPCKVNLIEYNPISFADFTNAEGDKIDAFSNYLKSQGINTNIRRSRGKDIDAACGQLAVKEEANA from the coding sequence ATGGTAACAGCAAAAAAAACCGATATCCGTGCATTAGATCTTCCCCAATTGCAACAACACCTTGTAGCAATGCAACAGCCTGCATTTAGGGCCAAGCAGATTTACCAGTGGCTTTGGGAAAAATCGGCTACGAGTTTCGAGCAAATGAGTAATTTATCTAAAGACCTTCGTAAGGTATTGGACGAAACTTTTGCTATCAATGCCGTTCAGGTTAACAACTCCCAATTCAGTAACGACCATACCATTAAAAATACTTTCAGGTTAGCAGATGGTAATATTGTAGAGGGGGTGCTCATTCCTTTAGAAGACCGCATGACTGCTTGTGTGAGTTCGCAGGTGGGCTGTAGTTTAACCTGTAAATTCTGTGCCACCGGCTACATGGACCGTAAGCGTAATTTAAATGCGGATGAGATTTATGACCAGGTTGTACTGATTGATAAACAAGCGAAGCAGAATTATAACAATCCACTTACCAATATAGTGTATATGGGAATGGGAGAGCCTTTGTTAAATTATGCAAATGTATTGAAGTCTATCGAGCGTATTACAGCTCCGGATGGCCTAAACATGAGCTATAAACGCATTACGGTTTCTACCGCGGGCATTGCAAAGATGATCAAAAAACTGGGCGATGATGGCGCAAAATTTAATCTTGCATTATCCCTACATGCTGCTGATGATAAAAAGCGTAATGAAATCATGCCCATTAATGAAGCCAACTCATTAAAAGCATTGGCAGATGCACTTAAATACTATTTTGCAAAAACGAAGAATCCGGTAACCTACGAATACATTGTTTTTAATCATTTTAATGATGAAATCTCTGATGCAATGGATTTGGCCAAATTCTGCAAACATATTCCTTGTAAAGTAAACCTGATCGAATATAACCCCATTTCTTTCGCCGATTTCACCAATGCGGAAGGGGATAAAATTGATGCATTTTCAAATTATTTGAAAAGCCAGGGTATTAATACCAATATTCGCCGTAGTCGTGGCAAAGACATCGATGCCGCTTGCGGGCAATTGGCCGTTAAGGAAGAAGCGAACGCTTAA